One region of Oryzias latipes chromosome 6, ASM223467v1 genomic DNA includes:
- the rag2 gene encoding V(D)J recombination-activating protein 2: protein MSLQPLTPVNCAGLLQPGCSLLQLDGEVLLFGQKGWPKRSCPTGVFGVRFKKGEIKLRPISFSNDSCYLPPLRCPAVCRLDPYDGLPESYLIHGGRTPNNEIASSLYLLTVDSRGCNRKLTLKCKEKELVGDVPGARYGHTMSMIQSRGKSACILFGGRSYMPAGERTTESWNSVVDCPPQVFLFDLEFGCSSAHTLPELSDGQSFHLALSREDSVYFIGGHSLSSDSRPPRLFRLRVELLQGSPLLSCETLDTGLSISSAIVTRTGPAHRFIVLGGYQSDSQKRMNCSTVVLDSKGIHFETLDQPKWTPDIIHSRTWFGGSSGESRILLAVPTEGRQSQPDTHYFYHVSFQTEGENQDEEGLQACSQESTDYDNSTPLEDSEELYFGREPHELEDSSDGDEDTYNEEDEEDESQTGYWIKCCLGCQVDPNTWEPYYSTELHRPAMIFCSRGEGGHWVHAQCMELSETLLVKLSQGSKKYFCLDHGGLPYQEMTPPRQTMPLKRTPMKVKDRKTPLMIKMSPTKKRFFKRLF, encoded by the coding sequence ATGAGTCTCCAGCCACTGACTCCAGTGAACTGTGCAGGCCTCCTGCAGCCTGGCTGCTCCCTCCTACAGCTAGATGGAGAAGTTCTCTTGTTTGGCCAGAAAGGATGGCCCAAGCGTTCATGTCCGACAGGTGTATTTGGTGTACGCTTTAAAAAGGGTGAGATAAAGCTGAGGCCCATTTCTTTCTCCAATGACTCGTGCTACCTCCCCCCGTTACGCTGTCCAGCTGTCTGTCGTCTTGACCCTTACGATGGCCTGCCAGAGAGTTATCTCATTCATGGCGGCCGGACCCCAAACAATGAAATCGCATCCAGCCTGTACCTGCTGACTGTAGACAGCCGCGGTTGTAACCGCAAACTGACCCTCAAGTGCAAGGAGAAAGAGCTGGTGGGAGATGTTCCGGGGGCTCGATATGGCCACACCATGAGCATGATTCAAAGCCGGGGAAAGTCTGCATGCATATTATTTGGGGGTAGGTCTTACATGCCTGCAGGGGAACGAACCACTGAGAGCTGGAACAGTGTTGTTGACTGTCCTCCCCAGGTTTTCCTCTTTGACCTCGAATTTGGGTGCTCGTCTGCTCACACTTTGCCAGAGCTCAGTGATGGACAGTCTTTCCATTTGGCTCTTTCCAGAGAGGATAGTGTGTACTTCATCGGGGGCCACTCACTCTCCTCCGACTCACGCCCACCTCGACTGTTTCGCCTGCGTGTCGAGCTCCTGCAGGGCAGCCCACTGCTGTCCTGTGAGACCCTGGACACGGGCCTATCCATCTCTAGTGCCATAGTCACTCGCACAGGTCCCGCTCACAGATTTATCGTCTTAGGGGGATATCAGTCGGATTCTCAGAAGAGGATGAATTGCAGCACTGTTGTTTTGGATTCGAAGGGAATCCACTTTGAGACCTTAGACCAACCCAAGTGGACTCCAGATATTATTCACAGTCGCACCTGGTTTGGGGGAAGCTCTGGAGAAAGCCGCATCCTCCTGGCCGTTCCCACTGAGGGACGGCAATCCCAGCCTGACACGCACTATTTTTATCACGTGAGCTTCCAAACAGAGGGAGAAAACCAGGATGAAGAAGGACTCCAGGCCTGCAGCCAAGAGTCAACAGATTATGACAACTCTACGCCTCTTGAAGACTCAGAGGAGCTCTACTTTGGTCGGGAGCCACATGAGCTGGAGGACAGCAGCGACGGAGACGAAGACACCTACAAtgaagaagatgaggaggatgagTCACAAACAGGCTATTGGATCAAATGCTGCCTTGGCTGTCAGGTGGACCCCAACACATGGGAGCCATACTACTCCACAGAGCTCCACCGCCCTGCCATGATCTTCTGctccaggggggaggggggtcactgggTCCATGCCCAGTGCATGGAGCTGTCAGAGACCCTGTTAGTTAAGCTTTCTCAAGGCAGCAAAAAGTACTTCTGTCTGGATCACGGAGGCCTACCCTACCAGGAGATGACCCCACCTCGACAAACCATGCCCCTGAAGCGTACACCCATGAAggtgaaagacagaaaaactcctCTGATGATTAAAATGTCCCCTACCAAAAAACGCTTtttcaaaaggcttttttaa